A region of bacterium BMS3Abin14 DNA encodes the following proteins:
- a CDS encoding leucine/isoleucine/valine transporter permease subunit, with protein MSLSFHRFNTGRLLSGKAAAACLLFFVVILPLLPLGSGKSYFLRIITLTMLYMILALGLNIVVGFTGLLDLGYVGFYGIGAYTAGLLTIHYGISFWVILPLAAMNGALWGILLGAPTLRLTGDYFAIVTFGFSELVVLVIRNEIWLTRGPMGLPGIKPPVLFGHVLKAGWEFYFLVFALLGLVLFVVRRIENSRLGRAWFAIREDEIAAECVGINIINYKIIAFAISASIGALGGAFFARWFLFIHPDMFKFWESILILCLIVFGGMGNIKGVLFGAGILIPMTEVLRSVLQNLPRIMSFVGIHIPIEVAQNMVQARYLIFGLILVIMMRFRPEGLFPAARVKGEMHPDDSELDAEDDSLYDIRAIDKVKGL; from the coding sequence ATGTCCTTGAGTTTCCACAGGTTCAATACGGGCAGATTACTCAGCGGGAAGGCCGCCGCTGCGTGTTTGCTGTTTTTCGTGGTCATTCTGCCCCTCCTGCCCCTGGGAAGCGGCAAATCCTATTTTCTCAGGATCATCACGCTCACCATGCTCTATATGATCCTTGCATTGGGCCTGAACATCGTTGTCGGGTTCACCGGGCTGCTTGATCTCGGGTATGTGGGTTTCTACGGGATCGGCGCCTATACGGCCGGGCTGCTTACTATCCACTATGGTATCTCCTTCTGGGTCATACTTCCCCTGGCAGCAATGAACGGGGCCCTGTGGGGGATCCTGCTCGGGGCGCCGACCCTCAGACTAACGGGTGATTACTTTGCCATTGTAACCTTTGGTTTCTCCGAACTGGTGGTTCTGGTAATCAGGAACGAGATATGGCTGACCCGGGGTCCCATGGGATTGCCCGGGATCAAACCGCCGGTTTTATTCGGCCACGTTCTGAAGGCCGGGTGGGAGTTTTATTTTCTGGTTTTCGCCCTTCTGGGCCTGGTGCTCTTTGTCGTTCGCCGCATCGAGAATTCAAGGCTTGGAAGGGCCTGGTTTGCCATCAGGGAAGATGAGATAGCGGCCGAATGCGTCGGAATCAATATCATAAATTACAAAATTATCGCTTTTGCAATCAGCGCTTCCATCGGGGCCTTGGGAGGCGCGTTTTTTGCCCGATGGTTTCTTTTCATTCACCCGGACATGTTCAAGTTCTGGGAATCCATCCTGATCCTTTGCCTTATCGTTTTTGGCGGCATGGGAAACATAAAAGGGGTCCTTTTCGGCGCAGGCATTCTTATTCCGATGACCGAGGTGCTAAGATCCGTACTCCAGAATCTTCCCCGGATCATGTCCTTTGTCGGTATCCACATACCGATCGAAGTAGCTCAAAATATGGTTCAGGCCAGGTACCTTATTTTTGGGCTTATCCTGGTAATCATGATGAGGTTCAGACCCGAGGGGCTTTTTCCCGCTGCCCGGGTCAAGGGCGAAATGCATCCGGATGACTCGGAACTGGACGCGGAAGATGATTCCCTTTATGACATCAGGGCCATCGACAAGGTGAAGGGTCTCTGA
- the livH_5 gene encoding high-affinity branched-chain amino acid transport system permease protein LivH — MPHAFLDSISLFGQQVINGITLGSVYALIAVGYTMVYGVIELINFAHGEVYMMGAFFSFTMVTSMGLSIWVAFPVAIVLCAILGVILDIVAYRPLRNAPRLAALITAIGMSIFLQNLALMIWGSDIKAFPRAKLPPVFSTTAFSLGNIRVTWLQVFILGVAIVIMAGLNAIIHRTKVGTAMRAIAQDKVTASLMGINVNRVISFTFAIGSGMGGVAGILVGMYYNAIWPTMGYIAGIKAFAAAVLGGIGSVPGAMLGGGILGMAEVMGAGYISSPYRDGIAYAVMILVIIFKPSGLLGKSTTEKV; from the coding sequence GTGCCCCATGCCTTTCTGGATTCCATCTCCCTGTTTGGCCAGCAGGTAATAAACGGCATAACGCTGGGATCCGTATATGCCTTGATCGCTGTGGGCTACACCATGGTCTACGGCGTAATCGAACTCATCAATTTCGCACACGGCGAAGTTTACATGATGGGAGCATTTTTTTCCTTCACCATGGTAACCTCCATGGGGCTGAGCATATGGGTAGCGTTTCCTGTGGCCATCGTTCTCTGTGCCATCCTTGGGGTTATCCTGGACATCGTTGCGTACCGGCCTTTACGTAATGCTCCACGGTTGGCCGCCCTTATTACAGCCATCGGGATGTCGATTTTCCTTCAGAACCTCGCTCTTATGATCTGGGGGTCGGACATCAAGGCCTTCCCTCGGGCGAAGCTACCCCCAGTTTTCTCAACGACCGCTTTTTCCTTAGGGAATATACGGGTTACCTGGCTCCAGGTCTTTATCCTTGGTGTCGCAATCGTGATAATGGCCGGACTTAACGCCATAATCCACAGGACGAAGGTGGGAACCGCCATGCGCGCCATCGCCCAGGACAAGGTCACAGCTTCCCTTATGGGCATCAACGTCAATCGTGTCATCTCCTTCACATTCGCTATCGGTTCGGGCATGGGGGGAGTTGCCGGCATCCTCGTTGGGATGTACTACAACGCCATCTGGCCTACCATGGGATACATCGCCGGCATTAAGGCGTTCGCTGCAGCCGTACTCGGCGGCATAGGTTCCGTTCCCGGCGCCATGCTCGGCGGTGGAATATTGGGCATGGCGGAGGTTATGGGCGCTGGATATATATCTTCACCATACAGGGATGGGATAGCCTACGCTGTAATGATACTTGTCATAATTTTCAAACCCTCCGGTTTGCTGGGCAAATCTACGACGGAAAAGGTCTGA
- the braC_5 gene encoding leucine-, isoleucine-, valine-, threonine-, and alanine-binding protein precursor, with protein MKKKGLVWKIALVAVGLIFVFAGCAKKKEEVKVEKAIKIPVASPYTGPLATFGEGVKNAALLMGEEVNAAGGINGRKVDIVLGDDLCDPKEAANVATKFAADPDVFIVIGHLCSSSTMAALPIYKEAKLPAISPASTNPAIGKMSPYYFRDVYKDDFQGVFLAKYVKEVMGWNKIAIFYEMNDYSIGLKNAFEGEASTLGIEILGEEAYTSDTTDFTPQLTKLKTSKPDAIFIPGYAPQATLIISQAAKLGIKTGFFGADGLDDKIMLANPDAEGLLITTPFLPDKAGPDAQKFIKAYKKKYNVEPNWFAANTYDAVGMAVQAMMKVGTDREKIRDYLASLNSPEKAYKGVTGATYFDENGDCLKPAFVKTIKNGKWLSAEKQMTD; from the coding sequence ATGAAGAAAAAAGGCTTGGTCTGGAAAATTGCATTAGTCGCAGTGGGTCTGATCTTTGTTTTTGCAGGGTGTGCGAAGAAAAAGGAGGAGGTAAAGGTTGAGAAGGCGATCAAGATCCCTGTCGCCTCCCCCTACACCGGTCCTCTCGCAACATTCGGTGAGGGTGTCAAGAACGCCGCCTTGCTGATGGGCGAGGAGGTTAACGCAGCAGGAGGGATCAACGGACGCAAGGTAGACATCGTTCTCGGCGATGATCTTTGCGATCCCAAGGAGGCTGCCAACGTCGCCACCAAATTCGCCGCCGATCCCGACGTATTCATCGTCATCGGCCACCTTTGCAGCTCCTCCACCATGGCTGCCCTCCCCATCTACAAGGAAGCCAAGCTTCCGGCCATCTCCCCGGCAAGCACGAACCCCGCTATCGGGAAAATGAGCCCCTACTACTTCCGCGACGTCTACAAGGACGATTTTCAGGGAGTTTTCCTCGCCAAGTACGTCAAAGAAGTCATGGGGTGGAATAAAATAGCTATTTTTTACGAGATGAACGATTATTCCATAGGCCTGAAGAATGCCTTTGAGGGTGAAGCTTCAACCCTGGGGATCGAGATACTGGGAGAAGAGGCATATACCAGCGATACGACGGACTTTACCCCGCAGCTCACCAAGTTGAAGACCTCGAAACCCGACGCTATCTTTATTCCCGGGTACGCGCCTCAGGCGACCCTCATTATCTCGCAGGCCGCCAAGCTCGGTATAAAGACTGGATTTTTCGGGGCAGACGGCCTGGATGACAAGATCATGCTGGCGAACCCTGATGCCGAAGGCCTCCTGATAACAACTCCTTTCCTTCCCGACAAGGCCGGGCCTGATGCTCAGAAGTTTATCAAGGCCTACAAGAAAAAGTATAATGTAGAGCCCAACTGGTTCGCCGCCAACACCTATGACGCTGTAGGCATGGCTGTGCAGGCCATGATGAAGGTTGGAACGGACAGAGAGAAGATCAGGGATTACCTTGCCTCCCTCAATTCTCCTGAGAAAGCCTACAAGGGCGTGACCGGGGCCACCTATTTCGACGAGAATGGTGACTGCCTCAAGCCCGCGTTTGTCAAGACGATCAAGAACGGAAAATGGCTCAGCGCTGAAAAGCAGATGACGGACTGA
- the glpC gene encoding anaerobic glycerol-3-phosphate dehydrogenase subunit C codes for MDREDRSNVTPDAASMCVKCGTCRPVCPVFGVRALESSGARGKMALIEAVSRDRIEQTGRYREYLETCLLCGACEEACPSNVPTLDIMLRAREKMASGVGMKTGKGLILNHLLGAAKRFRFAVKTGRALQGFMFRRVPAASGLRRRFPLPLIAGDRTVPKLARRFFTDRFHGTVMKGEGPRVGIFAGCMTNYFYPEMGEGMMDLIADTGATVIVPGEQVCCGMPALTGGARGTVRDLAVQNLEAFEKYDLDFIVTGCATCGGNLKGNFGALLDEAGIRKDRIAGFVPKLQDINEFFFRRGLPGQTPAETPQDAIPELKVTYHHPCHLGRLQGIRDEPIVLMESLPGVKYVPMDEADRCCGMGGSFSVEHYDISKDVNDRKVKNIIASGTRTVVTSCPACIMHIRDGLIRNGHGDVEVLHVTDLLVKLRGNKRPT; via the coding sequence GTGTCAGAGCCCTGGAGTCAAGCGGCGCCAGGGGGAAAATGGCCCTCATCGAGGCCGTTTCCCGGGACCGTATAGAACAGACCGGACGCTACAGGGAGTATCTGGAGACCTGCCTTTTGTGCGGGGCCTGTGAGGAGGCCTGCCCCAGCAACGTTCCCACCCTCGATATAATGCTCCGTGCCAGGGAAAAAATGGCCTCCGGGGTCGGGATGAAGACCGGGAAAGGTCTCATTCTCAACCACCTTCTGGGGGCCGCGAAGAGGTTCAGGTTCGCCGTTAAAACCGGCCGTGCCCTCCAGGGATTCATGTTTCGAAGGGTCCCGGCGGCCAGCGGCTTAAGGCGCAGATTTCCGCTTCCCCTTATAGCCGGCGACCGTACTGTGCCGAAACTTGCCCGGCGGTTTTTCACCGATCGATTTCACGGTACTGTAATGAAGGGAGAGGGGCCCAGGGTCGGTATCTTCGCGGGATGCATGACCAACTACTTCTACCCAGAAATGGGGGAGGGGATGATGGACCTTATCGCCGATACGGGCGCCACGGTGATCGTACCCGGGGAACAGGTCTGCTGCGGCATGCCTGCGCTCACAGGAGGTGCCAGGGGGACCGTGAGGGATCTCGCTGTCCAGAACCTCGAAGCATTCGAGAAGTATGATCTGGACTTCATTGTTACGGGCTGCGCCACATGCGGCGGCAACCTCAAGGGCAACTTCGGGGCACTTCTGGATGAGGCGGGCATCCGGAAGGATCGCATCGCCGGCTTTGTGCCGAAGCTCCAGGACATCAACGAATTTTTCTTCCGGCGAGGCCTGCCCGGTCAGACCCCGGCTGAAACGCCGCAGGATGCGATTCCGGAACTGAAGGTTACCTACCATCACCCATGTCACCTTGGGCGCCTTCAGGGGATCAGGGATGAGCCCATCGTCCTCATGGAGTCTCTGCCCGGCGTTAAGTACGTGCCAATGGATGAGGCGGACAGGTGCTGCGGCATGGGGGGGTCCTTTTCTGTGGAGCACTACGATATCTCCAAGGATGTCAACGACCGAAAGGTGAAGAACATCATCGCCTCCGGCACCCGGACCGTGGTGACGTCCTGTCCCGCGTGCATCATGCACATCAGGGACGGCCTCATCCGCAACGGGCACGGGGATGTCGAGGTACTGCACGTTACTGACCTGCTCGTTAAGCTGCGTGGAAATAAACGTCCAACGTGA